AGGCTTTGTTGAAACCCTTATTTTTGAATTAATTGTATTGATCTATAAATATTATAAACCATTCCTTTGAATTTTGTTTCTTTATTTTGTAATTGTGTACTTATACTTCCATTATTTCCATTGAATTTTCGTTTTATTACACTAAATATACTTTCTACATTATTTCGTCTTAGATATATTAGATATCTGAATAATGTTGTACTTTTAAGTCTGTATAATCCTGTTTTTGCTTTGGGTTTGATTGGTATTATATCAAATGAGTTTAATTCTTCATTTATTAATTTTCGTATTGGTTCTGTATCATATGCTTTGTCTGCTACTATATAATATGGTTTATATTGTTTTATACTTCTTAAACATGCTTTTTGCAAACTGTGTATCATGTCTTGGTCCTCTTTGAGCTTGCATATGTAATATTAATCGCGTATCTACATCTACTGCTACATGGTATTTTATGTAACTTTTGCGTTCTTTTTTGCGAATTTTAGCATAATATTTGTCTGCTTTATCTGATGTGAATCCAGTTCCATCTAAAGCAATTATATAGCATTCATCAACAAATATACTTACAATTAAGTTATTAATATCATTTATTATCTTTGTTGGCATATTTTTAAAGAATTTTTGTAATGTTGAGTAATGAGGTGATTTAGATATACCTAATATCTTTTTAATATCTCCTGATACATTTATAATATCTTCTATTTCCCTATA
Above is a window of Methanosphaera sp. WGK6 DNA encoding:
- a CDS encoding transposase, with the protein product MIHSLQKACLRSIKQYKPYYIVADKAYDTEPIRKLINEELNSFDIIPIKPKAKTGLYRLKSTTLFRYLIYLRRNNVESIFSVIKRKFNGNNGSISTQLQNKETKFKGMVYNIYRSIQLIQK